In Theropithecus gelada isolate Dixy chromosome 13, Tgel_1.0, whole genome shotgun sequence, one DNA window encodes the following:
- the CHMP3 gene encoding charged multivesicular body protein 3 isoform X3, which produces MGLFGKTQEKPPKELVNEWSLKIRKEMRVVDRQIRDIQREEEKVKRSVKDAAKKGQKDVCVVLAKEMIRSRKAMQSLVKIPEIQATMRELSKEMMKAGIIEEMLEDTFESMDDQEEMEEEAEMEIDRILFEITAGALGKAPSKVTDALPEPEPSGAMAASDEEEEEEALEAMQSRLATLRS; this is translated from the exons GTCAATGAGTGGTCATTGAagataagaaaggaaatgagagttGTGGACAGGCAAATAAGGG ATAtccaaagagaagaagaaaaagtgaaacGATCTGTGAAAGATGCTGCCAAGAAGGGCCAGAAGGATGTCTGTGTAGTTCTGGCCAAGGAGATGATCAGGTCAAGGAAG GCCATGCAAAGTCTTGTGAAGATTCCAGAAATTCAGGCCACCATGAGGGAGCTGTCCAAAGAAATGATGAAG GCTGGGATCATAGAAGAGATGTTAGAGGACACTTTTGAAAGCATGGACGATCAGGAAGAAATGGAGGAAGAAGCAGAAATGGAAATTGACAGAATTCTGTTTGAAATTACAGCAG GGGCCTTGGGCAAAGCACCCAGTAAAGTGACCGATGCCCTTCCAGAGCCAGAACCTTCAGGAGCGATGGCTGCCtcagatgaggaggaggaggaagaggctctGGAGGCTATGCAGTCCCGGCTGGCCACACTCCGCAGCTAG
- the CHMP3 gene encoding charged multivesicular body protein 3 isoform X1 — protein MGLFGKTQEKPPKELVNEWSLKIRKEMRVVDRQIRDIQREEEKVKRSVKDAAKKGQKDVCVVLAKEMIRSRKAVSKLYASKAHMNSVLMGMKNQLAVLRVAGSLQKSTEVMKAMQSLVKIPEIQATMRELSKEMMKAGIIEEMLEDTFESMDDQEEMEEEAEMEIDRILFEITAGALGKAPSKVTDALPEPEPSGAMAASDEEEEEEALEAMQSRLATLRS, from the exons GTCAATGAGTGGTCATTGAagataagaaaggaaatgagagttGTGGACAGGCAAATAAGGG ATAtccaaagagaagaagaaaaagtgaaacGATCTGTGAAAGATGCTGCCAAGAAGGGCCAGAAGGATGTCTGTGTAGTTCTGGCCAAGGAGATGATCAGGTCAAGGAAGGCCGTGAGCAAGCTGTATGCCTCCAAAGCGCACATGAACTCAGTGCTCATGGGGATGAAGAACCAGCTGG CGGTCTTGCGAGTGGCTGGTTCCTTGCAGAAGAGCACAGAAGTGATGAAGGCCATGCAAAGTCTTGTGAAGATTCCAGAAATTCAGGCCACCATGAGGGAGCTGTCCAAAGAAATGATGAAG GCTGGGATCATAGAAGAGATGTTAGAGGACACTTTTGAAAGCATGGACGATCAGGAAGAAATGGAGGAAGAAGCAGAAATGGAAATTGACAGAATTCTGTTTGAAATTACAGCAG GGGCCTTGGGCAAAGCACCCAGTAAAGTGACCGATGCCCTTCCAGAGCCAGAACCTTCAGGAGCGATGGCTGCCtcagatgaggaggaggaggaagaggctctGGAGGCTATGCAGTCCCGGCTGGCCACACTCCGCAGCTAG
- the CHMP3 gene encoding charged multivesicular body protein 3 isoform X4 — protein sequence MIRSRKAVSKLYASKAHMNSVLMGMKNQLAVLRVAGSLQKSTEVMKAMQSLVKIPEIQATMRELSKEMMKAGIIEEMLEDTFESMDDQEEMEEEAEMEIDRILFEITAGALGKAPSKVTDALPEPEPSGAMAASDEEEEEEALEAMQSRLATLRS from the exons ATGATCAGGTCAAGGAAGGCCGTGAGCAAGCTGTATGCCTCCAAAGCGCACATGAACTCAGTGCTCATGGGGATGAAGAACCAGCTGG CGGTCTTGCGAGTGGCTGGTTCCTTGCAGAAGAGCACAGAAGTGATGAAGGCCATGCAAAGTCTTGTGAAGATTCCAGAAATTCAGGCCACCATGAGGGAGCTGTCCAAAGAAATGATGAAG GCTGGGATCATAGAAGAGATGTTAGAGGACACTTTTGAAAGCATGGACGATCAGGAAGAAATGGAGGAAGAAGCAGAAATGGAAATTGACAGAATTCTGTTTGAAATTACAGCAG GGGCCTTGGGCAAAGCACCCAGTAAAGTGACCGATGCCCTTCCAGAGCCAGAACCTTCAGGAGCGATGGCTGCCtcagatgaggaggaggaggaagaggctctGGAGGCTATGCAGTCCCGGCTGGCCACACTCCGCAGCTAG
- the CHMP3 gene encoding charged multivesicular body protein 3 isoform X2: MFACQGTTMVNEWSLKIRKEMRVVDRQIRDIQREEEKVKRSVKDAAKKGQKDVCVVLAKEMIRSRKAVSKLYASKAHMNSVLMGMKNQLAVLRVAGSLQKSTEVMKAMQSLVKIPEIQATMRELSKEMMKAGIIEEMLEDTFESMDDQEEMEEEAEMEIDRILFEITAGALGKAPSKVTDALPEPEPSGAMAASDEEEEEEALEAMQSRLATLRS, from the exons ATGTTTGCCTGTCAGGGAACTACCATG GTCAATGAGTGGTCATTGAagataagaaaggaaatgagagttGTGGACAGGCAAATAAGGG ATAtccaaagagaagaagaaaaagtgaaacGATCTGTGAAAGATGCTGCCAAGAAGGGCCAGAAGGATGTCTGTGTAGTTCTGGCCAAGGAGATGATCAGGTCAAGGAAGGCCGTGAGCAAGCTGTATGCCTCCAAAGCGCACATGAACTCAGTGCTCATGGGGATGAAGAACCAGCTGG CGGTCTTGCGAGTGGCTGGTTCCTTGCAGAAGAGCACAGAAGTGATGAAGGCCATGCAAAGTCTTGTGAAGATTCCAGAAATTCAGGCCACCATGAGGGAGCTGTCCAAAGAAATGATGAAG GCTGGGATCATAGAAGAGATGTTAGAGGACACTTTTGAAAGCATGGACGATCAGGAAGAAATGGAGGAAGAAGCAGAAATGGAAATTGACAGAATTCTGTTTGAAATTACAGCAG GGGCCTTGGGCAAAGCACCCAGTAAAGTGACCGATGCCCTTCCAGAGCCAGAACCTTCAGGAGCGATGGCTGCCtcagatgaggaggaggaggaagaggctctGGAGGCTATGCAGTCCCGGCTGGCCACACTCCGCAGCTAG